One genomic window of Glycine max cultivar Williams 82 chromosome 16, Glycine_max_v4.0, whole genome shotgun sequence includes the following:
- the LOC100527783 gene encoding Co-chaperone protein p23-1-like (The RefSeq protein has 1 substitution compared to this genomic sequence), with translation MSRHPSVKWAQTSDVLYLTVELPDAQDVKLKLEPEGKFYFSATAGAEKIPYEVDIDLFDKIDVNNSKASVGSRNICYLVKKAENKWWDRLLKQGGKSPVFLKVDWDKWVDEDEEQDNKPAASDMDFGDIDFSKLGMGGGEGLDSDAAGNDDADESDTEEEFVAEASASKEQDTKGAVSSDAKDAPDTKA, from the exons ATGAG CCGCCATCCTTCTGTCAAATGGGCTCAGACGTCTGATGTACTCTACTTAACAGTTGAGCTGCCTGATGCTCAGGATGTTAAGCTCAAACTGGAGCCAGAAGGAAAATTTTACTTCTCTGCAACTGCTGGTGCAGAGAAAATTCCTTATGAGGTTGACATTGATCTGTTTGACAAGATTGATGTAAAT AATAGCAAAGCTAGTGTTGGTTCAAGAAACATCTGCTACTTGGTGAAAAAGGCTGAGAACAAGTGGTGGGACAGATTGTTGAAGCAGGGAGGGAAATCTCCTGTCTTTCTGAAAGTTGATTGGGATAAATGGGTTGATGAAGATGAGGAGCAAGATAATAAAC CTGCAGCATCTGATATGGACTTTGGTGACATTGATTTTTCT AAGTTGGGCATGGGAGGGGGTGAAGGATTGGATTCTGATGCTGCAGGCAATGACGATG ctgaTGAGAGTGACACAGAAGAGGAGTTTGTAGCTGAAGCATCTGCTAGTAAAGAACAAGATACGAAAGATGCTGTAAGCAGCGATGCAAAGGATGCACCTGATACTAAAGCATAA
- the LOC100806217 gene encoding MA3 DOMAIN-CONTAINING TRANSLATION REGULATORY FACTOR 2 produces the protein MDFGEGYVSNEHRELHQSATESADPLSVSPLQLSPKSSRSPNSPRSPKSPRTPQSPRSPTGQGKCSNLSPRNHRQSYFQKDGRPKKGGSGGKGTWGGLLDTDDTNVLDPNDPNYDSSEEFDHSNEKKPTTDLENYKKKATIIVEEYFSTDGVIATMNEVKELGKPQYGYYFVKKLVSMSMDRHDKEKEMAAILLSALYSDVVDPSQVYKGFSKLVESADDLIVDIPDTVEILALFIARAVVDDILPPAFLKKQMAYLPKDSKGVEVLKKTEKSYLAAPLHAEIIERCWGRSKNTTVDDVKVKINNFLKEYVASGDKKEASRCIKDLKVPFFHHEIVKRVLIMAMERRQAESPLLDLLKAAAEEGFINSSQMSKGFSRLIDTVDDLSLDIPNARGILQQLMSKAASEGWLCVSSLKSLSEEPEKNTIEDGAAKSFKVKTQSIIQEYFLSGDILEVNSCLEQANSKNCAALNAIFVKKLITLAMDRKNREKEMASVLLSSLCFPADDVVSGFVMLIESADDTALDNPVVVEDLAMFLARAVVDEVLAPQHLEEIGTQCLGPGSVGSKVLRMTKSLLKARLAGERILRCWGGGGSSRSGWAFEDVKDMIGKLLEEYESGGEIREACRCMKELGMPFFHHEVVKKALVTTIEKKNERLWGLLKECFESGLITMNQMVKGFGRVAESLDDLALDVPDAKIQFANYVERAKANGWLDNSFCFSKQEHATENGTH, from the exons ATGGATTTCGGTGAGGGTTATGTATCAAATGAGCATCGCGAGCTTCATCAATCTGCAACAGAAAGTGCAGATCCATTATCTGTTTCTCCATTGCAGCTTTCACCTAAGTCATCACGATCACCAAATTCTCCAAGGTCCCCTAAATCTCCTAGGACTCCACAATCTCCAAGGTCCCCAACGGGGCAAGGCAAGTGCAGCAATCTAAGTCCAAGGAATCATAGACAATCATATTTTCAAAAAGATGGACGTCCAAAGAAAG GTGGTTCTGGGGGAAAAGGTACCTGGGGTGGATTGCTTGATACAGATGACACGAATGTTCTTGATCCTAATGATCCAAACTATGACAGCAGTGAG GAATTTGACCATTCAAATGAAAAGAAACCGACAACAGATCTTGAAAACTACAAGAAAAAAGCTACAATAATAGTGGAGGAATACTTTTCCACTGATGGTGTTATTGCAACAATGAATGAAGTTAAAGAATTGGGAAAACCACAGTATGGCTACTATTTTGTCAAAAAACTTGTCTCTATGTCCATGGACAGAcatgacaaagaaaaagaaatggctGCTATTCTGTTATCTGCACTTTATTCTGACGTAGTTGATCCTTCACAAGTTTACAAAGGCTTCAGCAAATTAGTTGAATCAGCAGATGACTTGATTGTAGATATACCAGACACAGTTGAAATTCTAGCTCTTTTCATAGCTCGAGCAGTGGTTGATGACATACTTCCTCCTGCATTTTTGAAGAAACAGATGGCCTACTTACCCAAAGATTCAAAAGGGGTTGAGGTCTTGAAAAAAACTGAGAAAAGCTATCTAGCGGCCCCTCTGCATGCAGAAATCATAGAGCGATGCTGGGGTCGAAGTAAGAATACCACAGTTGATGATGTTAAAGTTAAgataaacaattttttgaaGGAATATGTTGCAAGTGGAGACAAGAAAGAAGCCTCTAGATGCATcaaagatttgaaagttccTTTTTTCCATCACGAAATAGTGAAACGGGTTCTTATAATGGCAATGGAGAGACGTCAAGCTGAATCCCCACTGTTAGACCTGTTGAAGGCAGCAGCTGAAGAAGGTTTCATTAACTCCAGCCAAATGTCTAAAGGGTTCAGTCGGTTGATTGACACAGTTGATGACTTATCACTTGACATACCAAATGCACGTGGAATACTGCAACAACTAATGTCTAAAGCAGCATCTGAGGGTTGGTTATGTGTGTCATCTTTGAAATCACTTTCAGAGGAGCCTGAAAAAAACACAATAGAAGATGGTGCTGCCAAAAGTTTCAAGGTAAAGACTCAGTCCATCATTCAAGAGTACTTCTTATCAGGCGATATATTGGAGGTAAATAGCTGTCTAGAACAAGCAAACAGCAAGAACTGTGCTGCACTCAATGCAATCTTTGTTAAAAAGCTGATAACTCTGGCAATGGATAGGAAGAATAGAGAGAAGGAAATGGCTTCTGTGTTGCTGTCGTCTTTGTGTTTCCCAGCTGATGATGTTGTGAGTGGTTTTGTGATGTTGATAGAGTCAGCAGATGATACTGCTCTGGACAATCCTGTTGTTGTTGAGGATCTTGCTATGTTTTTAGCTAGAGCAGTGGTGGATGAAGTCCTGGCCCCACAACACCTTGAAGAGATAGGAACACAGTGTTTAGGGCCAGGTTCAGTTGGGAGCAAAGTGCTTCGAATGACAAAGTCATTGCTAAAGGCTAGGCTTGCTGGGGAGCGAATCTTGAGGTGTTGGGGTGGTGGAGGGAGTAGCAGGTCAGGATGGGCATTTGAGGATGTCAAGGACATGATTGGGAAGCTGTTGGAGGAGTATGAGTCTGGAGGCGAGATAAGGGAGGCGTGTCGCTGCATGAAAGAGTTAGGAATGCCATTTTTCCATCATGAGGTTGTTAAGAAAGCTTTGGTGACAACCATTGAAAAGAAGAATGAGAGATTATGGGGTCTACTCAAGGAGTGCTTTGAATCAGGACTAATAACCATGAATCAAATGGTGAAGGGCTTTGGAAGGGTTGCAGAATCTCTTGATGACTTGGCCTTGGATGTCCCTGATGCTAAAATTCAGTTTGCAAACTATGTTGAAAGAGCAAAGGCCAATGGATGGTTGGACAATTCATTTTGTTTCAGCAAACAGGAACATGCAACAGAGAATGGCActcactaa